From Falco cherrug isolate bFalChe1 chromosome 4, bFalChe1.pri, whole genome shotgun sequence, one genomic window encodes:
- the BARX1 gene encoding LOW QUALITY PROTEIN: homeobox protein BarH-like 1 (The sequence of the model RefSeq protein was modified relative to this genomic sequence to represent the inferred CDS: deleted 2 bases in 2 codons): MQHPLELGAAHYFPAEAFPDHRSHRYRSFMIEEILTDPPEAKGAAPAGELLKFGVQALLSARPYHNHLAVLKAEPAAVFKFPLAPLGCSGLGSALLAAGSGLQGGSASPHLPLELHLRGKLEPAPPEPGSKAKKGRRSRTVFTELQLMGLEKRFEKQKYLSTPDRIDLAESLGLSQLQVKTWYQNRRMKWKKIVLQGGGLESPTKPKGRPKKNSIPSSEQLSEQERARDAEKPPESLGSPAEVGQEE; encoded by the exons ATGCAGCACCCGCTGGAGCTG GGGGCCGCGCACTACTTCCCGGCCGAAGCCTTCCCCGACCACCGCTCGCACCGCTACCGCAGCTTCATGATAGAGGAGATCCTCACCGACCCCCCGGAGGCCAAGGGGGCCGCGCCGGCCGGGGAGCTGCTCAAGTTCGGGGTGCAGGCTCTGCTCTCCGCCCGGCCGTACCACAACCACCTCG CGGTGCTGAAGGCGGAGCCGGCCGCCGTGTTCAAGTTCCCGCTGGCTCCCTTGGGGTGCTCGGGGCTGGGCTCGGCGCTGCTGGCTGCCGGGTCGGGGCTGCAGGGCGGCTCCGCTTCGCCCCATCTCCCGCTGGAGCTGCACCTCCGCGGCAAGCTGGAGCCGGCC CCCCCGGAGCCGGGCAGCAAGGCCAAGAAAGGGCGCCGCAGCCGCACCGTCTTCACCGAGCTGCAGCTCATGGGGCTGGAGAAGCGCTTCGAGAAGCAGAAATACCTCTCCACGCCCGACAG AATAGACCTGGCCGAATCGCTGGGGCTCAGCCAGCTCCAGGTGAAAACCTGGTACCAGAACAGGCgcatgaaatggaagaaaata GTGTTGCAGGGGGGCGGCCTGGAGTCCCCCACCAAGCCCAAGGGTCGCCCCAAGAAGAACTCCATCCCAAGCAGCGAGCAGCTCTCTGAGCAGGAGCGAGCCCGGGACGCCGAGAAGCCGCCCGAGAGCCTGGGCTCGCCGGCCGAGGTCGGCCAGGAGGAGTGA